A region of Trachemys scripta elegans isolate TJP31775 chromosome 24, CAS_Tse_1.0, whole genome shotgun sequence DNA encodes the following proteins:
- the SCNM1 gene encoding sodium channel modifier 1, with the protein CNVAWSFIQKRRVADLLANYIPEDEALLLRNGRYACTVCFHRPVFDTLDMLTVHRAGKKHITSLQTFYGKKRSRENEVQKRRQQEFLRAEEAGTQDHACPAPLLAQTRKIAQNALLKASPYNSCCRRNRPDGSGSSVSSSRTEPAAPAAFGSAVGKQPAEPGSSVARGEEGCAAADTPHSTRLPGHASPRADLQKEPAARIKRSSKRKSSLSAQPGAISPEKRQALEHYLLLRSSGWIQDPCGKWVKDENVEFDSDEDEPPSLPPS; encoded by the exons TGTAACGTGGCCTGGTCATTTATTCAGAAAAGAAGAGTTGCAGATCTTCTGGCAAACTACATCCCGGAGGACGAGGCGCTGCTGCTAAGGAACGGCAG ataCGCCTGCACAGTATGTTTCCACCGTCCGGTCTTCGACACGCTTGACATGCTGACGGTCCATAGGGCCGGCAAGAAACACATCACTA GCCTGCAGACGTTCTACGGAAAGAAGCGGTCACGCGAGAATGAGGTGCAGAAGCGGCGGCAGCAGGAGTTCCTGCGGGCAGAGGAGGCAGGCACGCAG GATCATGCGTGCCCTGCACCCTTGCTGGCTCAGACCAGGAAGATTGCCCAGAATGCTTTGCTGAAAGCCTCTCCTTATAACAGCTGCTGCCGAAGAAACAG GCCCGATGGCAGCGGCTCAAGCGTTAGTTCTTCTAGGACGGAGCCTGCTGCCCCCGCTGCCTTCGGGAGTGCCgttgggaagcagccagcagaacCGGGAAGCTCCGTGGCGAGAGGTGAAGAGGGATGTGCTGCTGCGGACACCCCCCACTCCACGCGGCTTCCTGGACACGCCAGCCCTCGAGCAG ACTTGCAGAAGGAACCTGCTGCGAGGATCAAGAGAAGCAGCAAAAGAAAATCCTCCTTgtctgcccagcctggagccatcAGCCCTGAGAAGCGCCAAGCCCTGGAGCACTATCTCCTGCTCAGGAG CTCAGGCTGGATCCAGGACCCTTGCGGCAAGTGGGTGAAAGATGAGAATGTGGAGTTCGACTCTGATGAGGACGAGCCACCGTCCCTGCCGCCGTCCTGA